A single window of Methanomassiliicoccus sp. DNA harbors:
- a CDS encoding site-2 protease family protein translates to MYDQNTIHIPSGYGKIRFGRVEIRHIMLAVGALTLAFTLSFLRSSITGLSNVEFILYALGSSFVAVLTGFMLHELAHKVVAQRNGAWAEFRAYPMGLLLAVVTAVFGFLLAAPGAVYIQGAISRKQNGLISIAGPLTNLGLGLLFLGLGLWLQNGLLAIAVYWIGSVNILLAVFNLLPIPPLDGSKVLHWSVPVYAVTFGTTVVLAMLLLLGILA, encoded by the coding sequence ATGTACGATCAGAACACCATCCATATACCGTCAGGATATGGAAAGATCAGGTTCGGCCGGGTGGAAATCCGCCACATAATGCTGGCGGTCGGGGCCCTGACCCTGGCCTTCACCCTGTCGTTCCTCCGTTCGTCCATTACTGGTCTATCTAATGTGGAGTTCATCCTCTACGCCCTGGGCAGCTCCTTCGTGGCCGTGCTGACCGGGTTCATGCTCCACGAACTGGCCCACAAAGTGGTGGCGCAGCGCAACGGGGCTTGGGCGGAGTTCCGGGCTTATCCCATGGGGCTGCTGCTTGCAGTGGTGACCGCGGTATTCGGTTTCCTCCTCGCCGCGCCTGGTGCGGTGTACATCCAGGGGGCGATCAGCAGGAAGCAGAACGGCCTGATCAGCATAGCTGGCCCGTTGACCAATCTCGGCCTCGGGCTGCTGTTCCTCGGCCTCGGACTGTGGCTGCAGAACGGCCTACTGGCCATCGCCGTGTACTGGATCGGCTCGGTGAACATCCTGCTGGCGGTATTCAACCTGCTGCCTATCCCTCCACTCGACGGCTCCAAGGTGCTGCATTGGAGCGTGCCGGTCTACGCGGTCACCTTCGGGACGACCGTAGTCCTGGCCATGCTGCTTCTGCTCGGCATCCTGGCCTGA
- a CDS encoding transglutaminase-like domain-containing protein has translation MERVKRRRPAARAAAMAGVVVIVILVLLIPAVQAFFVDLMTSPFRPRYPESATFTLERSLTVDANGGNIISYDFDICEPVSIVQNGYSIQNVSSVLYSPQVSFHEDRYGYNWVGWNGTSLSGRETTTCSATYQVTVRTHIWSIDRQSSLGIDQVPQGLRDRYLHDEWQATNGPLTAGGYMIDMTSPEVVSTAQAIVGNETNVYQVLKDIYDWMTTNVRYSAAASGGEPQTALETLVTRSGDCDDQSILFCSLARAAGVPAWLQMGALYVSADDSWGGHGWLQAYIPLASGGGENVTIDVVNKDFLVFRPNRFVDFTDDGVGTHLADYYYTFQTTYDRDSYAAGTPVFSEVYTKLSYEESSKKVSQGGVYLLNRDLMLPGTDRIRPHT, from the coding sequence GTGGAGCGGGTGAAAAGGAGGCGTCCGGCGGCCAGGGCGGCCGCGATGGCAGGCGTCGTGGTGATAGTCATCCTGGTGCTGCTGATCCCAGCGGTTCAGGCATTCTTCGTCGATCTCATGACCTCGCCGTTCCGGCCCCGTTACCCTGAGAGTGCGACCTTCACCCTTGAGAGGTCTTTGACCGTTGACGCCAACGGTGGAAACATCATCAGTTACGACTTCGACATCTGCGAGCCCGTATCCATCGTTCAGAACGGCTATTCCATTCAGAACGTGAGCTCAGTCCTATATTCGCCCCAGGTGTCGTTCCACGAGGACCGGTACGGATATAACTGGGTGGGGTGGAACGGAACGTCTCTTTCCGGCAGGGAGACCACGACCTGCTCGGCCACCTATCAGGTAACGGTGCGCACCCACATCTGGAGCATTGACCGCCAATCTTCTCTGGGCATCGATCAGGTGCCCCAGGGGCTGCGGGACAGGTATCTGCATGACGAATGGCAGGCGACCAATGGTCCCCTCACCGCTGGAGGATACATGATCGACATGACCTCTCCAGAGGTCGTCTCGACGGCCCAGGCCATCGTGGGCAACGAGACCAACGTGTATCAGGTGCTGAAAGACATCTATGACTGGATGACGACCAACGTGCGGTACTCGGCCGCTGCCTCGGGCGGGGAGCCACAGACCGCGCTGGAAACCCTGGTGACAAGGAGTGGGGATTGTGACGACCAATCCATCCTGTTCTGCTCCCTGGCCCGGGCCGCTGGGGTTCCCGCATGGCTGCAGATGGGGGCACTTTACGTCAGCGCCGACGACAGCTGGGGAGGGCACGGCTGGCTCCAGGCATACATCCCGTTGGCCTCGGGAGGAGGGGAGAACGTGACCATCGATGTAGTCAATAAGGACTTCCTGGTCTTCCGTCCCAACCGATTTGTGGACTTCACCGATGACGGGGTCGGAACTCATCTGGCCGATTACTATTACACCTTCCAGACGACCTACGATCGGGATTCCTATGCCGCGGGTACACCGGTTTTCAGCGAGGTATACACCAAGCTGAGCTATGAGGAATCGAGCAAGAAGGTCAGCCAGGGCGGGGTGTACCTCCTGAATCGCGACCTCATGCTGCCCGGTACCGACCGGATCCGACCTCATACATGA
- a CDS encoding DUF1328 family protein: MILELAIPFIILAIVSALLGATGMSGFPRSVAKRLFLTFMILAILAFAF, encoded by the coding sequence ATGATCCTGGAACTGGCGATCCCATTCATCATACTGGCCATTGTCTCCGCCCTGCTCGGCGCCACCGGGATGTCGGGCTTCCCGCGGTCGGTGGCCAAGCGGCTGTTCCTGACTTTCATGATCCTGGCCATCCTGGCATTCGCCTTCTAG
- a CDS encoding pyruvoyl-dependent arginine decarboxylase, which translates to MHLVPKKFFISSGCAVSKVSDLNAFDKALLEAGIGELNIVSVSSVLPVGAEQVGIRELPMGAVTHCVLAQMRGGEGEMISAGIAYGFRKDGRGGYVAEGHIHGSKKALREIMEWKMDEMAKLRGIEMETIEYRIEELSVPMDNYGACVAALVFVEY; encoded by the coding sequence ATGCATCTCGTTCCTAAGAAGTTCTTCATCAGTTCTGGCTGCGCCGTGAGCAAGGTCTCCGACCTCAATGCCTTCGATAAGGCCCTGCTCGAAGCCGGCATCGGTGAACTGAACATCGTCTCTGTTTCCTCCGTTCTCCCGGTGGGAGCCGAGCAGGTGGGCATCAGGGAGTTGCCCATGGGAGCGGTCACCCACTGTGTGCTCGCACAGATGAGGGGTGGAGAGGGCGAGATGATCTCCGCCGGCATCGCCTACGGGTTCCGCAAGGACGGACGGGGCGGGTACGTGGCTGAAGGGCACATTCACGGATCCAAGAAGGCCCTCCGTGAGATAATGGAATGGAAGATGGACGAGATGGCTAAGCTGCGGGGGATCGAGATGGAGACCATCGAGTATCGCATCGAGGAGCTCTCCGTACCCATGGACAACTATGGGGCCTGCGTCGCCGCTCTGGTCTTCGTTGAATACTAG
- a CDS encoding FAD-binding oxidoreductase: protein MDQTVVEQIGTIVGENNYSTRIADRYTYGFDASIHHVTPDIVVQPRSTEQVSQLVKLANKLKIPIVPRGAGTGLCGGAVPLKGGMVIDLTRMNKIKEVRVEDLYCVCEAGVIYDSLQKALGPYKFTFPPTPGSAEACTVGGMVATNASGMRAVKYGGTRDYVLGLEVVLPTGEIIQVGTRTLKNASGYQLERFFVGSEGTLGIITQVTLRIVPKPKKMAMILAGFDNLEKAGKCVSALIAKPLLPSAVELMDSTCIRAVNKAINAGLPDVAALCMIEVDGDPKVVADELVEVVKVAESIGAIGLQQSDDPAQMAKWTNSRKSVMSALSRYGAGMVSVSLADDMAVPISKIPIAVVEFAKIAEKYGVIIGTYGHAADGNLHTKMLLNPESPESWRHGEMAVRDIFDTCVRLGGTVTGEHGVGISKAPYFQKERVTALGAMAAIKKALDPNNIMNPGKMQEWEGCIIQHLRYPCPDQKD, encoded by the coding sequence GATTGCGGACCGATACACCTACGGTTTCGACGCGTCCATCCACCACGTGACGCCAGACATCGTTGTCCAGCCCCGGAGCACCGAGCAGGTATCCCAGCTGGTAAAGCTCGCTAACAAGCTCAAGATACCCATCGTACCACGGGGGGCCGGGACCGGCCTGTGCGGGGGTGCGGTACCGCTGAAGGGCGGGATGGTCATCGACCTCACCCGCATGAACAAGATCAAGGAAGTCAGGGTCGAGGACCTGTACTGCGTGTGCGAGGCCGGCGTGATCTACGACAGCCTCCAGAAGGCCCTGGGCCCGTACAAGTTCACCTTCCCCCCGACCCCTGGTAGCGCCGAGGCCTGCACTGTTGGAGGCATGGTAGCGACCAACGCCTCGGGCATGCGGGCGGTCAAGTACGGGGGGACCCGGGACTATGTTCTAGGTTTGGAGGTTGTCCTTCCCACCGGGGAGATAATACAGGTCGGTACCCGGACGCTTAAGAACGCTTCCGGCTATCAGCTAGAGAGGTTCTTCGTAGGGAGCGAGGGTACCCTGGGCATCATCACTCAGGTCACCCTGCGCATCGTCCCCAAGCCCAAGAAGATGGCCATGATCCTGGCCGGCTTCGACAACCTGGAAAAGGCCGGCAAGTGCGTTTCCGCCCTCATCGCCAAGCCCCTACTGCCCTCCGCGGTCGAGCTGATGGACTCCACCTGCATCCGCGCGGTGAATAAGGCCATCAACGCCGGCCTGCCGGACGTGGCCGCGCTGTGTATGATCGAGGTCGACGGTGACCCCAAAGTGGTGGCCGACGAGCTGGTGGAGGTCGTCAAGGTCGCCGAGTCCATCGGTGCGATCGGACTGCAGCAGTCCGACGACCCGGCCCAGATGGCCAAGTGGACCAACTCTCGCAAGAGCGTGATGTCCGCCTTGTCCCGCTATGGCGCGGGCATGGTGTCAGTGTCCCTGGCTGATGACATGGCGGTGCCTATATCGAAGATCCCAATCGCGGTAGTGGAGTTCGCCAAAATCGCGGAGAAGTACGGCGTCATCATCGGCACCTATGGCCACGCCGCTGATGGTAACCTGCATACCAAGATGCTGCTGAACCCGGAGTCCCCGGAGTCCTGGCGCCATGGCGAGATGGCGGTGCGGGACATCTTCGACACCTGCGTCCGCCTGGGCGGTACGGTCACCGGCGAGCACGGGGTCGGCATCTCCAAGGCACCCTACTTCCAGAAGGAGCGGGTCACCGCCCTGGGAGCCATGGCCGCGATCAAGAAGGCGCTCGACCCGAACAACATCATGAACCCCGGCAAGATGCAGGAGTGGGAGGGGTGCATCATCCAGCACCTCCGCTACCCCTGCCCTGATCAGAAGGATTGA
- a CDS encoding phosphoadenosine phosphosulfate reductase family protein — MPHFEHGKVGLRWCDSCGTLILGQRCDVCSSAGRYFEVSKPGDIRPCMGESTNVLISLFDRHFGASDFLRNRTVFLNKVAGEDRTDEIVFQGMIIGVLRYDLRSCGFQLDLRLEGALLLHPLAKKGVVIVGHDSGHLKGKTLPGSAIKEVRGEFEAGDPLIVVAGNLVCSAVAKVSSKEISTAPKAIGVRDVGKGTIEVGKRRSSWTGFVNVNEKHFRALESRAVSDIKSFVGNNKLPVTLSFSGGKDSLACYGLALRAVPQFSLIFVNTGLEFPETVKYVQDFARKNRERLLVADAGDAFWEQVGSFGPPAKDFRWCCKVCKLAPLTDLIERNFPQGTVTIEGNRAYESFARSTISFVERNPFVPNQVILNPVREWRAAEVWGYIWWRNIDYNPLYEMDYERIGCYLCPSCLESEWRNTARIHPDLHADWDEHLRQWSRDCGGGEEYVKYGFWRWKVYPRKMRQLADEVHLRLPQVRSDRLDLKWVKGVSPCLTGGYSAEGVLSVPRKRDFSRVVESLKTIGQVKYSHEYEIALVKTKDCTLKVFGGGQMVATGPTPEKAHAIFEAGGKALLRAQLCTECGICVRNCKDRAITIDHGFTVDEERCKRCGRCTAACVVAHYYDKLVT, encoded by the coding sequence ATGCCCCATTTCGAGCATGGTAAGGTCGGCCTCCGGTGGTGCGACAGCTGCGGAACGTTGATCCTCGGTCAGCGCTGCGACGTCTGCTCCTCGGCCGGAAGGTACTTCGAGGTATCCAAGCCTGGGGACATCAGGCCATGCATGGGGGAGAGCACGAACGTGCTCATCAGCCTCTTCGACAGGCACTTCGGGGCCTCGGACTTCCTGCGCAACCGCACTGTCTTCCTGAACAAGGTGGCGGGGGAGGACCGGACCGACGAGATCGTGTTCCAGGGTATGATCATCGGCGTTCTGCGATACGATCTGCGGTCCTGCGGCTTCCAGCTCGACCTTCGCCTGGAGGGTGCGCTCCTGTTGCACCCGCTGGCCAAGAAGGGTGTGGTCATTGTCGGCCACGACTCCGGCCATCTCAAGGGCAAGACCCTCCCCGGCAGCGCCATCAAAGAGGTGCGGGGGGAGTTCGAGGCGGGAGACCCGTTGATCGTGGTCGCCGGGAATCTGGTGTGCAGCGCGGTGGCTAAGGTATCGAGCAAGGAGATCTCCACCGCGCCGAAGGCCATAGGAGTCCGGGACGTGGGAAAAGGAACGATCGAGGTCGGCAAGCGGCGCTCCTCGTGGACCGGTTTCGTCAACGTGAACGAGAAGCACTTTCGAGCCCTGGAGTCCCGGGCGGTCTCCGACATCAAGTCCTTCGTCGGCAATAATAAGCTGCCGGTGACCCTATCGTTCAGCGGGGGAAAGGATTCCCTGGCCTGCTACGGCCTAGCCTTGAGGGCGGTGCCCCAGTTTTCCCTTATCTTTGTCAACACCGGCCTGGAGTTCCCGGAGACGGTCAAGTACGTCCAGGACTTCGCCCGCAAGAACCGCGAGCGCCTGCTGGTGGCCGATGCGGGAGATGCGTTCTGGGAGCAGGTCGGTTCGTTCGGCCCGCCGGCCAAAGACTTCCGGTGGTGCTGCAAGGTGTGCAAACTGGCCCCCTTGACCGATCTGATCGAGAGGAACTTTCCTCAGGGGACGGTGACCATCGAGGGCAACCGCGCCTACGAGTCCTTCGCCCGCTCCACCATCTCTTTCGTGGAGCGGAACCCCTTCGTTCCCAATCAGGTCATCCTCAACCCTGTCCGGGAGTGGAGAGCGGCGGAGGTGTGGGGATACATCTGGTGGAGAAACATCGATTACAATCCCCTCTATGAGATGGACTATGAGCGGATCGGTTGCTACCTGTGCCCCTCCTGCCTGGAGAGCGAGTGGCGGAACACGGCGCGCATACACCCGGATCTCCATGCCGACTGGGATGAGCACCTCAGGCAGTGGTCGAGGGATTGTGGGGGAGGGGAGGAATACGTCAAGTATGGCTTCTGGCGCTGGAAGGTGTATCCGAGGAAGATGCGCCAGTTGGCGGACGAGGTGCATCTCAGGCTCCCCCAGGTCCGCTCCGACCGGCTGGACCTCAAGTGGGTCAAGGGCGTGTCCCCTTGCCTCACCGGAGGGTACTCGGCTGAAGGGGTGCTGTCAGTCCCCCGCAAGAGGGACTTTTCCCGGGTCGTCGAGTCGCTCAAGACCATCGGCCAGGTCAAGTACTCCCATGAGTACGAGATCGCCCTAGTCAAGACGAAGGACTGCACCCTTAAGGTCTTCGGTGGAGGCCAGATGGTCGCCACCGGGCCAACGCCGGAGAAGGCCCACGCCATCTTCGAGGCCGGAGGGAAGGCGTTACTGAGAGCCCAGCTGTGTACCGAGTGCGGCATCTGTGTGCGTAATTGTAAGGACCGCGCCATAACCATTGACCATGGGTTCACGGTGGACGAGGAGAGGTGCAAGCGATGCGGGAGGTGCACCGCGGCCTGCGTAGTAGCCCACTACTACGACAAGCTCGTCACCTAG